The nucleotide window gtgaaatttcttttttttaatgaaatcatattatataaacatatattttcgtttttaatattttaaaaaaactttataaatgtttctttttattatatatgttatttggaaaattttaaaaggaaactaaataatttttttaataatagtatttaaatgtaaattttttaattcattaagggtatcagcgtaatcaaccatcgtgagagttaacgtgagtgtgacacataagaaactgacttctcaaataatattatagagatataaataaatttaggggtttatatttatataactttttctaAGGATTATAAACGAATATTTTTGCTAAGGACCGGGCGAGGTTGCTTTGTTGGTTAAGCAAAACTAAGTTTTGAGTGGTAAACAAAGAAGCAAACGAAGAGAAGCCAATGTTTTTATGTACCAACAAGCAAATGTTTCCAAGATATAGAAAGTTTTGACATCTATGCTATAAAGATTTTCACATACAAACCAAAGAGATTGAGAGTCGTTGGTTAATAACGTTGATGTTACATTAGTAAAGGCCTAAGAATAAGATAAGCCCAACGAAATTTCAAAAACTTACTATTGGGCTGGTGCTTTTCATCTCTAACTTATTTTTTGGGCTCGTTATAGACCCAAAAAGCTTTTATTGGGCTACTAAGCTAGTTTGAGGATATCAACTGAAGtaacttttcttttataaagAGAGATGGTGCCATGGTGGTATGCCACATTGGGACATTTCCAGATTGATCCTTTAAACCtctatttaaaaattcaaaacataataACGATCTACTTCTCTCAACCAAAGTGACCAGCAAGGCGTGAATAATAATCCTTTATCAGCTTAACAAACAATTAGTTGTTAACATTCCGACAAAAAATACATATCGTATGTCTGAAATCTGAATATACGCTTCATTTATGCTATGACATGACAACAATAACATTAATTTGTCTGAACTAATAGATCGAGTACTCAGAGATTCCGAAAAAAAAAAGCCCTAGAAAATTGTTCATCCTCCATGAGTTCAGATAACAAACTGCTACCGAAGCGAATCATCCTCGTACGTCACGGCGAATCCGAAGGCAACCTCGACACATCGGCATACACAACGACACCCGATCACAAGATCCAGCTAACCGAATCCGGTTTGCTTCAAGCACGAGAAGCCGGAGCTCGTCTCCGCTCCTTGCTCTCCTCCAACCCTTCTTCCCCGGAGTGGCGCGTCTACTTCTACGTCTCCCCTTACGATCGCACGCGATCCACGCTCCGCGAGATCGGACGTTCCTTCTCGCGCCGACGCGTGATCGGTGTTCGAGAGGAATGTCGGATCAGGGAACAGGATTTTGGGAATTTTCAGGTTCAAGAGAGGATGAGAGCGACCAAGAAGGTTAGAGAGAGGTTTGGCCGGTTCTTTTACCGGTTCCCGGAGGGTGAATCCGCCGCGGACGTCTTCGATCGTGTCTCCAGTATGTTTCCACTTCCCTACTTGTTCCAAAGTATTCAATGTTCGAGAAATCGCTAGGCGTTAACTAGGCGGTTTATAGTAGACTATTAGAATTTTTGAATGCATAGTccgatttttaaaatatatcatttcGTTTAGGTTCAATTTGCCGTCGCCTAGaacgatttttaaaaatatgtcaTTTTGTTTAGGTTCAATTTGCCGCCTAGTCGGACGGGTAGaacgattttttaaaatatatcattcCGTTTAGGTTTAATTTGCCATCTAGTCGGACGCCTAGGCACCGCCTAGAAAGATTTTTAGAACACTAATCTACACTGTTGATTGTGTAGATGCATATGCTTGTTGATGTCGATCATGTGAGTGCTTAAATCAAGAACTGATCTAAGAAAGTTTTAGGAATTGATCATTTAACTGTTAAGACTGACAAGAATTGATTAGTTACTATATTTGCTCTTGTTTTGTCTTGtctttggtttatgtttttttttatcgatctctctctctctgtgaaTGAACAGCAAGTGTTTTCAAGAACTAATGGTTTGGTCTCTTTACAGGTTTTCTTGAGTCTTTATGGAGAGACATTGACATGAACAGACTTCACATGAACCCGACTCACGAGCTAAACTTTGTGATCGTCTCACATGGGTTAACATCGCGTGTGTTTCTTATGAAATGGTTCAAGTGGACCGTGGAACAGTTTGAGGCTCTGAACAATCCCGGGAACAGCGAGGTCAGAGTTATGGAGTTAGGGCAAGGCGGTGACTACAGCTTGGCGATTCATCACACCGAGGAAGAGTTGGAGAGATGGGGTCTGTCACCAGAGATGATTGCAGATCAGAAGTGGCGGGTTAACGCGCATAAAGGCGAGTGGAAAGAAGATTGTAAATGGTATTTTAGTGATTTCTTCGATCATATGGCTGATGATTCAGATCAAGAATGCGAGACGGAAGAAGTTGAAACAAAATCGAATGAAGAACTAACGAACTCGGAAGATAACAGTGAGGAGTTATGTAATGGAAAATGCTGATGATAGTAATGTTGTACAAAAAACGTTACATGAAATCTGAAGAAGATAATATTATTGAATCAGAgcattttattatattgtgaACGGAGAGTTATAAAGGAATGCTCTGTTTTATCACAcacttgaaacaaaaaaaagacccCTCTAGGGGTTCTGATTTTCAAGACGACGCCGTCTGGGAATATTTACCGGAGAGAATTTTCTGTGAAACGAACCGGTTTGCAGCTTCGGTATAGTGAATTCCATCCCAGTTAACATATTTGGAACTAGCATTACATGATTTGGTTGTTATTGTCGTACCATTTGGAGATGTCCCTGTCCAACCGCAGCCAACCTGATCATTGTAGTTCAGTGGCGGTCCTCCGGTTCCACAACATGCCATTATGGACTGATCAAAACCTATTTTACGATACACAAAAATGGTTTTCAATCACAGTTACAAGTAAGGTTTGGTATATACATAGCCAGCCGATCAAAGTGAAACATTGATTTTAGACCCCCAAAAAGTTTAAGAATTGATATACATAGATAGATACATCCCCTAAGTATATACCAGCCTTATATTCAGTTTAGTATACGTACCATACGTCGAATGATTCTGGATAAGGTCGGATTTGATGGAGAAGATATCTACGTATGTGAAATTAGCATCAGTATATTGTTGAGTGAAATTTGTGACAAGACCCTGAAGCTGTGAATTGAAGAGCTTAGCAGCTTCGTTATGGCCAATTACACAACCAAACTTATCAACTTGTGATTTCTCTTTCCCAAATAATGACACCATCTGAGCTAAACACCCAATTGGTCCTGTGTTGTGTATCCAAAAGTTTCTCGCGCCACCTTCCCAATATAGTctctagaaaaagaaaacaaaagttaCAGGAAAAatgaatttctttttataagAATGATATCAAATACTCATCATGTAAATACTGACATTTATTCCATCTTTAAATGTATTTATGATTGTAGGAATAACAGCAGCAGCTTGATCTACTGTCTTGCCGTACATTGCACCGGCTATATCATTTTGTCCGATATCAAACATATACAATCCATTTTTGAAATGATCTTCCGAGGGTAAGTTTTCGAGAGTTTTATCTGGAACAAAATGTATTGGTACAACTGAATAAGCATATGTCTATATGAACCAGACAAGTTTATATCATGTTGATGAATATTATAGTTACCTTGTTGTATTAATTGAAGAACTTTGTATTTGAAGGTGACGAATTGAGAGACTTGAACAGCAAAACTAAAAGGGCTATAGGATGCAGCAGTTGCCTTCTGAATGGTTGATCCAGCAGCAGCAAAGTTACAGCCTCTCAGATAGCTTTGTGTGCTAACAGAATCCAAATAAGGTCTCAAGTATGGTCGACCAATTGCTTCCACTACATAAAAGACCCAACATAAAGCACGATGTTTAGAAATTTCTCATTCGTCATTTATACCATCATATTTGACCCAAAAAGTTATTACAGTTAGAACTAAAACCTCTAATCTTTGATGTTATAAACAGGAGTCATTTATGTCTTAACAATATTtaagtttatagtttatattttataaaaagactGTTTTTCTTGTGTAGCACTGGATCTTTCACTAGATCATCCTTCccaaatttatttctattatagagtacGATTAATTTCCGAATTTGAAGTCATATTCCCCATTTGGGAAGTAACAGAATAGACAGTCAACAAGGATATCAATTTTCTATGAGCGAAACGAATTTATTTCTAACAGAAAAAATGACATACTCACGCAATAGAAGTGTCATAATTGATTAAAGAACACTAAAACTACTCTTATTATTCCTTTAAGCGAAGGTGTTCTGGGTCTTATGGTTCATATGAATTTAATAACCACAGTGTGAATAACGTGAGCGTGAAAGCCGCATTAGAAAGATCAAGTAAACTCATCttgcaaaaattaattttaccacaaaaaaatattatgaagaCTAAAAAGTCCTGTTTTTAGTGAACTAGTTTGGTGTGGTGCATAACCATAACAAAACTGTCATGGTACGATCATACGTAAAAAGATTGTttgtacaaaaaaataaataaaggaaaaggATAGGATTTAGGAAGGAATAATTACTTAGAATATCGACGATGAGACGTCCATCACAGGCTCTTCCGGTAGATGGAGGTTTAAAGACGAAGGATTCTCCATTAGGAGGTAGGAAACGAAAACCAAGACCAGAGGTGATCTCTCCGGTGTCGGAGTTAGAGTCTCCAAAGTTGAAAACTGCTGCAAAGTTAGGAGAAATCGGAAAAGAAGCGGCCAGAAGAGGCTGGGTATGAGAGATGGCTACAAATGATAACAATATGAGAAGAGAGGGAAAAACGGTTTCCATTGCTTAgtatatttttctcttttttttgggtcaaatgcTTAG belongs to Raphanus sativus cultivar WK10039 unplaced genomic scaffold, ASM80110v3 Scaffold0607, whole genome shotgun sequence and includes:
- the LOC130502613 gene encoding phosphoglycerate mutase-like protein AT74 — protein: MSSDNKLLPKRIILVRHGESEGNLDTSAYTTTPDHKIQLTESGLLQAREAGARLRSLLSSNPSSPEWRVYFYVSPYDRTRSTLREIGRSFSRRRVIGVREECRIREQDFGNFQVQERMRATKKVRERFGRFFYRFPEGESAADVFDRVSSFLESLWRDIDMNRLHMNPTHELNFVIVSHGLTSRVFLMKWFKWTVEQFEALNNPGNSEVRVMELGQGGDYSLAIHHTEEELERWGLSPEMIADQKWRVNAHKGEWKEDCKWYFSDFFDHMADDSDQECETEEVETKSNEELTNSEDNSEELCNGKC
- the LOC130502612 gene encoding GDSL esterase/lipase At3g05180-like; the encoded protein is METVFPSLLILLSFVAISHTQPLLAASFPISPNFAAVFNFGDSNSDTGEITSGLGFRFLPPNGESFVFKPPSTGRACDGRLIVDILMEAIGRPYLRPYLDSVSTQSYLRGCNFAAAGSTIQKATAASYSPFSFAVQVSQFVTFKYKVLQLIQQDKTLENLPSEDHFKNGLYMFDIGQNDIAGAMYGKTVDQAAAVIPTIINTFKDGINRLYWEGGARNFWIHNTGPIGCLAQMVSLFGKEKSQVDKFGCVIGHNEAAKLFNSQLQGLVTNFTQQYTDANFTYVDIFSIKSDLIQNHSTYGFDQSIMACCGTGGPPLNYNDQVGCGWTGTSPNGTTITTKSCNASSKYVNWDGIHYTEAANRFVSQKILSGKYSQTASS